The Verrucomicrobium spinosum DSM 4136 = JCM 18804 genome includes a region encoding these proteins:
- a CDS encoding dual specificity protein phosphatase family protein: MPLNTGHGRTPATPAQGDSVPAPSPFKPVCVDLWWAVPDLLAGMSMPYVHPFRYDVETAALTDFDDELPVLWHSGIRAVVGLLNIPSAPETFRSAGFDYCWLPMVDGGISTREQFEEFLRFMHKQAASRNPVVAHCVAGLGRTGVLLAAYLVAHGHNPQSAVLAVRSVRPGAVETRRQVEFLFEVERRRDAGELPSLT, translated from the coding sequence ATGCCCCTCAACACAGGTCATGGCCGCACCCCTGCCACCCCCGCCCAGGGAGACTCCGTCCCCGCGCCTTCCCCCTTCAAGCCTGTGTGTGTTGATCTCTGGTGGGCTGTGCCTGACCTCCTGGCCGGCATGTCGATGCCGTATGTCCACCCCTTTCGCTATGATGTGGAGACCGCCGCACTCACAGATTTCGACGACGAGCTCCCCGTCCTCTGGCACTCCGGCATTCGCGCCGTCGTCGGCCTGTTAAACATTCCCAGCGCCCCTGAGACGTTTCGGAGCGCCGGTTTCGACTACTGCTGGCTCCCCATGGTGGATGGCGGCATCTCCACCCGTGAGCAATTCGAGGAGTTCCTCCGCTTCATGCACAAGCAGGCCGCGTCCCGCAATCCGGTCGTCGCCCACTGCGTGGCAGGCCTGGGGCGCACGGGTGTCCTTCTCGCCGCCTATCTCGTTGCCCACGGTCACAATCCGCAATCCGCCGTGCTCGCCGTGCGCAGTGTCCGCCCCGGCGCGGTCGAAACCCGACGTCAGGTGGAGTTTCTTTTCGAGGTAGAGCGCAGGCGGGATGCAGGTGAGTTGCCGTCCCTCACCTAG
- the cas2 gene encoding CRISPR-associated endonuclease Cas2, with translation MSRHSSSVISSRITYLVCYDIADDKRLRKVFKVCKNHGTHLQYSVFECDLNPRERTRLERELRDVIKHDEDQVLFVSLGPSEGRGDRVIASVGLPYARFDAPCYVV, from the coding sequence ATGTCCCGCCATTCCTCCTCGGTGATCTCCAGCCGGATCACGTATTTGGTGTGCTACGACATTGCGGACGACAAGCGGTTGAGAAAGGTGTTTAAGGTCTGCAAAAACCATGGTACTCATTTGCAGTACTCGGTGTTCGAGTGTGATCTGAACCCGAGAGAGAGAACCCGGCTGGAGCGCGAACTGAGGGATGTGATCAAACACGATGAGGACCAGGTTTTGTTTGTCTCTCTGGGCCCCAGTGAGGGCCGGGGAGACCGTGTCATTGCGTCCGTGGGGCTGCCCTACGCACGCTTTGACGCCCCCTGCTATGTGGTGTGA
- the cas4g/cas1g gene encoding CRISPR-associated endonuclease Cas4g/Cas1g, whose translation MDSPTPPRIRTARAPAPLTTGEAGGEVLLPFPGLKPPAGHPELELFAETQGKVAPAPSAPDEEESESVPISAPSPAGQESFAGKAEIGSAPLPESVAVPGAQAPLRAAPRRLPVVQPELDWGGPALTPEAEEKGAGELGLEARADKAPPEMPGDWEPGLESSPEIVAKAAPGLEPEALPQQEVLPSRMLNEFVYCPRLFYYEYVEGVFVANADTERGSALHAKVDKGKGDLPQAKKNPGGKKGASNAQRDGDDGDWFSEGAKAAADPDEVPDDGRAISPEDAGVAQDDEAAVGGEREADRIIHSRSATLSSERLGVLAKMDLIEVRMGMVAGENGGRAREIKTVTPVDYKAGAPKKGADANELWDADKMQLGLQILILRDNGYQCEEGVIYYRATKQRVRLPMTEGLERWIIAQIAKARETARGQMPPPLVGSPKCVRCSLAPVCLPDETWMLAGRRTEGAVGSPEEDLAAEPGSGSPAAVNGAPRRLMAARDDARALYLSTPGYHVGRSGELLVVKDGASLVEEFRINDLTNVAVFGNVQITTQAVQVLCEKEIPLAYFSTGGWFYGLTRGHVTKNVFTRIEQFRAADDPMRCLALSRRFVAGKIRNHRTLLMRLHVEPPAAVLARLKQASQDALGARSLETLLGIEGAAAALYLQHFAGMIKVGAADDDDEIPGLESASATRVPEESVFTFDFTKRSRRPPTDPVNALLSLAYSLLAKDCTIAAHAVGFDPYVGFYHQPRYGRPALALDLMEEFRPLVAESVVLTAINNRMLVPDHFVRAGEGVNLTSAGRKVFFQAYEQRMGSIITHPVFDYKVSYRRVLELQARILARYLTGEIKEYIPMVTR comes from the coding sequence ATGGACTCACCCACGCCACCCCGTATTCGCACTGCTCGTGCGCCGGCTCCGCTGACGACGGGGGAGGCGGGCGGAGAGGTGCTCCTGCCGTTTCCCGGCCTGAAACCTCCGGCCGGGCATCCTGAGCTGGAACTGTTCGCTGAGACGCAGGGGAAGGTCGCACCGGCACCGAGTGCGCCAGACGAGGAGGAATCGGAATCAGTGCCGATCTCGGCACCGTCGCCTGCCGGGCAGGAAAGCTTTGCTGGGAAGGCCGAGATAGGATCTGCTCCGCTTCCAGAGAGCGTCGCGGTGCCCGGGGCGCAGGCCCCTCTGCGGGCGGCTCCGCGACGGTTGCCGGTGGTGCAGCCGGAGCTGGACTGGGGTGGCCCGGCCCTGACTCCTGAGGCTGAGGAGAAAGGGGCGGGCGAGCTGGGCCTGGAGGCACGGGCCGACAAGGCCCCGCCTGAGATGCCAGGTGACTGGGAGCCGGGGCTGGAGTCCTCGCCTGAGATCGTCGCAAAGGCCGCCCCGGGCCTGGAGCCGGAGGCCCTGCCGCAGCAGGAAGTGCTGCCCTCCCGGATGCTCAACGAGTTTGTCTATTGCCCCCGGCTCTTCTACTACGAATATGTGGAGGGCGTGTTCGTGGCGAATGCGGACACGGAGCGGGGCAGTGCGCTGCATGCCAAGGTGGACAAGGGCAAGGGGGATCTGCCCCAGGCGAAAAAAAATCCGGGCGGGAAGAAGGGGGCGTCAAACGCGCAGAGGGACGGGGATGACGGAGATTGGTTCTCTGAAGGGGCCAAGGCGGCGGCGGATCCTGACGAGGTGCCGGATGATGGGCGGGCGATTTCCCCGGAGGATGCAGGAGTGGCGCAGGATGACGAGGCGGCGGTTGGAGGGGAGAGGGAGGCGGACCGCATCATTCACTCGCGCTCGGCCACCCTGAGTTCAGAGCGGCTGGGCGTGCTGGCAAAGATGGACTTGATCGAGGTCCGAATGGGGATGGTGGCGGGTGAGAACGGAGGTCGGGCCCGGGAGATCAAGACGGTGACGCCAGTGGACTACAAGGCGGGGGCCCCGAAAAAGGGGGCGGATGCCAACGAGCTCTGGGACGCTGACAAGATGCAACTGGGGCTACAGATCCTGATCCTGAGGGACAATGGCTACCAGTGTGAAGAAGGGGTGATCTACTACCGGGCGACGAAGCAGCGCGTGCGTCTGCCGATGACCGAAGGGCTGGAGCGGTGGATCATTGCCCAGATCGCGAAGGCAAGAGAGACGGCCCGGGGCCAGATGCCGCCGCCGCTGGTGGGCTCACCCAAGTGTGTGCGATGCTCGCTGGCACCCGTCTGCCTGCCAGATGAAACGTGGATGCTGGCGGGACGGAGGACGGAGGGGGCGGTGGGATCGCCAGAGGAGGATCTCGCCGCCGAGCCGGGATCAGGATCGCCTGCGGCGGTCAACGGTGCGCCCCGCAGGCTGATGGCCGCCCGGGATGATGCCCGGGCCTTGTATCTGTCCACTCCCGGTTATCACGTGGGGCGCAGCGGGGAACTGCTTGTGGTGAAGGATGGGGCTTCCCTGGTGGAGGAGTTCCGCATCAATGATCTGACGAACGTGGCGGTCTTTGGCAATGTGCAGATCACCACCCAGGCGGTGCAGGTGCTGTGCGAAAAGGAGATTCCCCTGGCGTACTTTTCCACCGGGGGGTGGTTCTATGGGTTAACACGGGGTCATGTGACCAAAAACGTGTTCACGCGGATCGAGCAGTTCCGCGCCGCGGATGACCCGATGCGGTGCCTGGCGTTGTCGCGGAGGTTTGTGGCGGGCAAGATCCGCAATCACCGGACCCTGCTGATGCGGCTGCATGTGGAGCCGCCCGCAGCCGTGCTGGCCAGGCTGAAGCAGGCGAGTCAGGACGCGCTGGGCGCGAGGTCTCTGGAAACGCTGTTGGGCATTGAAGGGGCAGCGGCGGCATTGTACTTGCAGCACTTTGCCGGGATGATCAAGGTGGGGGCGGCGGATGACGATGATGAGATCCCGGGGCTGGAGTCCGCCTCCGCTACGCGTGTGCCGGAGGAGAGTGTCTTCACGTTTGACTTTACCAAGCGCAGTCGGCGGCCACCCACTGACCCGGTGAATGCGCTGCTCTCCCTGGCCTACAGTCTGCTGGCCAAGGACTGCACGATCGCGGCGCATGCGGTGGGGTTCGACCCCTACGTGGGCTTCTACCACCAGCCGCGCTACGGTCGCCCGGCGCTGGCGCTGGATCTGATGGAGGAATTCCGGCCCCTGGTGGCGGAGAGCGTGGTGCTCACCGCCATCAACAATCGCATGCTGGTGCCGGATCACTTTGTGAGAGCCGGGGAGGGCGTGAACCTGACGTCTGCGGGACGCAAGGTGTTCTTCCAGGCGTACGAGCAACGCATGGGGAGCATCATCACGCATCCGGTGTTCGACTACAAGGTCAGCTACCGGCGGGTGCTGGAACTACAGGCGCGGATTTTGGCCCGGTATCTGACGGGCGAAATCAAAGAGTACATCCCGATGGTGACGCGCTAG
- the csb2 gene encoding type I-G CRISPR-associated protein Csb2, translated as MTVLELEFPAGRYHATPWGRHVNEGAVEWPPSPWRILRALVATWYWKARETKELEEQQVRILIHSLAAVQPVFHLPRATLGHTRHYMPINSLDPNKKPKIFDAFVQIASSEPVLVAWDVKLPVDQLDTLNLLAARIGYLGRAESLVVARVNSTLLRPSNTRPLRDDETMGERQELVRLLLPMSSEFYAGWQTSKAPASKKTAAKKAASKKAARSQAKLPSDVFAALHADTSVLQAAGWNLPPGAVFTNYTRPVDVFAAAPRESRASSKSLPTVARYQVVSNVSPRITQAVSVADRVHKSLCSFMADHPASVIVFSGKNAVTGEPLSGQNHAFIFCEANGKRDEITHITVFAETGFDDEARIALRRLNKVWGYGGHDIRLVLVGLGDAQTFPDCKLFAASKVWHSLTPVVSTRHTKTFRDGRLKLDEQGRPIGGVVQDLERLLQLDAQFAHAHSHQERHITLPSRRTLRCLQYQSRRPDGDGGSRGNESGAFTLTFDEPVQGPLAFGYGSHFGLGLFVPVEDP; from the coding sequence ATGACCGTTCTCGAACTTGAGTTTCCCGCCGGGCGCTATCATGCGACGCCGTGGGGGCGTCACGTCAATGAGGGTGCAGTTGAGTGGCCGCCTTCCCCATGGCGGATACTACGCGCTTTGGTGGCAACATGGTATTGGAAAGCACGCGAGACCAAAGAATTGGAGGAGCAGCAAGTGCGCATCCTCATTCACAGCCTCGCTGCTGTACAGCCCGTCTTCCACCTCCCTCGTGCTACTCTGGGGCATACGCGGCACTACATGCCCATCAACTCTCTGGATCCCAACAAAAAGCCGAAAATCTTCGATGCCTTTGTTCAAATCGCCTCAAGTGAACCTGTTCTCGTTGCTTGGGATGTGAAGCTCCCGGTGGATCAGCTCGACACGCTAAATCTTTTGGCTGCCCGCATTGGCTACCTTGGCCGTGCGGAAAGCCTCGTCGTAGCAAGGGTGAACAGTACTTTGCTCCGGCCCAGCAATACTAGGCCCCTACGTGACGATGAGACCATGGGAGAAAGGCAGGAACTTGTGCGGCTGCTACTCCCTATGTCTTCTGAATTTTACGCTGGTTGGCAAACCTCCAAGGCTCCTGCCTCCAAGAAAACTGCTGCTAAGAAGGCTGCATCAAAGAAAGCGGCACGCTCACAAGCCAAATTGCCCTCCGATGTCTTCGCGGCCTTACACGCCGATACAAGTGTCCTGCAAGCTGCAGGCTGGAACTTGCCGCCAGGAGCAGTGTTCACAAACTACACCCGACCTGTGGACGTATTCGCGGCCGCCCCACGCGAAAGCCGCGCCAGCAGCAAGAGTCTGCCCACCGTGGCCCGCTATCAAGTGGTGAGCAACGTGTCCCCACGAATCACGCAAGCCGTGTCAGTAGCGGATCGCGTACATAAGTCATTGTGCAGCTTTATGGCGGATCATCCGGCCAGCGTCATCGTTTTCAGCGGTAAGAATGCTGTGACAGGGGAGCCTCTTTCCGGCCAGAATCACGCTTTCATTTTCTGCGAAGCCAATGGGAAACGCGATGAAATTACCCACATTACTGTGTTCGCTGAGACAGGTTTTGATGACGAAGCCCGCATCGCTTTGCGTCGCCTTAACAAAGTCTGGGGCTATGGCGGACATGATATTCGCTTGGTGCTCGTCGGCCTCGGCGACGCCCAAACATTTCCAGATTGCAAGTTGTTCGCCGCGTCTAAAGTCTGGCATTCACTGACCCCTGTGGTTTCAACACGGCACACGAAAACTTTCCGAGACGGAAGGCTGAAACTTGACGAGCAAGGTCGCCCAATAGGCGGAGTAGTCCAAGACTTGGAACGACTCCTTCAGCTTGATGCGCAATTCGCCCATGCCCACTCACATCAGGAAAGGCATATCACGCTGCCCAGTCGCAGAACCCTTCGCTGCCTCCAATATCAAAGCCGTCGCCCGGATGGCGATGGTGGGAGTCGTGGCAACGAGTCTGGCGCTTTCACGCTTACGTTCGACGAGCCAGTTCAAGGCCCGCTCGCCTTCGGGTATGGTTCCCATTTCGGGTTGGGGTTGTTTGTTCCTGTGGAGGACCCGTAG
- the cas7g gene encoding type I-G CRISPR-associated RAMP protein Csb1/Cas7g, which translates to MNLAALKNHPRLLLEAALKPVQGSRFQPTGFPDLGAATFDGPERTKMLLVESAQSVANRLEAVCWDTGNNNWVAPLKGLPAVLVNDKDGKPLTNSVLEAHRLNSPYITTTEGFGEIKQAIAFDASRPLNLASLVKALLKYDPNSLLHGIFLEKVAGVIRLPRALTGFIEAKDVATVASGGVKNDRVKATKEEGKTAKEGFGNVPFHREEFTGEITAYFNLDLALIRGFGLGEEVEFLLIAIALFKIQRFLRDGLRLRTACDLDLVGEVRVTRPKDDFIMPGLAELEDSLPGLIKQAFGSDSGDRFTTVIFQD; encoded by the coding sequence ATGAACCTCGCAGCTCTCAAAAATCATCCTCGCCTCTTGCTTGAAGCCGCTCTCAAGCCGGTACAAGGCAGTCGGTTTCAACCTACTGGATTCCCCGACCTTGGAGCTGCCACGTTCGATGGACCTGAGCGCACCAAGATGCTCCTTGTTGAATCCGCTCAGAGCGTGGCCAACCGATTGGAAGCCGTCTGCTGGGACACCGGGAACAACAACTGGGTCGCACCGCTCAAGGGATTGCCTGCAGTGCTTGTCAACGACAAAGACGGGAAGCCTCTTACTAACTCCGTATTGGAGGCGCATCGGCTCAATAGCCCCTACATTACCACGACTGAAGGATTCGGCGAAATCAAGCAGGCCATCGCTTTCGACGCTAGTCGGCCTCTAAACCTTGCCTCACTTGTTAAAGCTCTGCTCAAGTATGATCCCAACTCCTTGCTGCATGGCATTTTCCTGGAAAAGGTCGCTGGGGTGATTCGCTTGCCGCGTGCCTTGACGGGGTTTATCGAGGCCAAGGATGTCGCGACTGTAGCCAGTGGTGGTGTGAAAAACGACCGTGTGAAAGCGACCAAAGAAGAAGGCAAAACTGCCAAGGAAGGCTTCGGAAACGTTCCCTTTCATCGAGAGGAGTTTACGGGCGAGATCACGGCGTACTTCAATCTCGACTTGGCATTGATCCGGGGCTTCGGTCTCGGTGAGGAGGTGGAGTTCCTGCTTATTGCCATTGCCCTGTTCAAAATTCAGCGATTCCTCCGTGATGGCCTGCGCCTACGTACAGCCTGCGACCTTGATCTGGTGGGAGAAGTTCGAGTTACGCGTCCAAAAGATGACTTCATCATGCCGGGCCTCGCTGAATTGGAGGATTCTCTACCGGGCCTCATCAAGCAAGCCTTTGGGAGTGATTCTGGCGATCGCTTTACCACGGTTATCTTCCAAGATTGA
- the cas8g1 gene encoding type I-G CRISPR-associated protein Cas8g1/Csx17: MPVLTLTGCAPVPLAHYLKALGVFRLVSDSADGDAFATASWKNDSLQITSRFDREDLLRFFLNNYQPTPIVAPWNGGSGFYEGDEQSAVESIQNSTSPRFGELKRDIATILQWSQLGPTKQAFSIMVARLKEVEAKLDGKAAKDIGDLVSDFYHSLADFISEVGITEDLVLAWHIEQAEGFDVGSNQTTKKAKSNLIKAAKKVRTKFKQLHRASGKEEIILLARSSLSDVALSGIDAMVPLLNEGQVAYPPLFGSGGTDGRLEFTNKYLQCLCEVIDPKTGLPTVDAATWLETSLFQETTSGPLSEAPIGQFFPGAAGGANSKSGFGGGSTVNPWDFIFMMDGGMMFAGSAAKRFESDGDAFLVCPFCVGHNGIGFGSSSRSDEAKAGCEIWAPLWERPATFGELKAVFSEGRAQLRGGRVQNGVDFAQAAVTLGVDRGISEFQRYAILERNGQSNFATPLGRFAARRNARVDLLADVQKWMSRLRIKTDSQSKPKAPNGVRSAFNVVERRIMELCQKDSPDHLQSLLAALGSTERAVARSFNWASEKDKFQRENISPLRGLRQDWLEKIGDSAETRLAASLAGARVSFGKGRETLWFRQHLEPLKRSEKRGWFNPMWSELSSENDVTWHEGDLADSLNAILTRRIQRVENAGAEGWPDWSPRYASLADITAFIEQRTDDLLLADLIWGLCLLDWQSIAQRERMARLAAETVEQPANTSLELEEEPPRQEIDQVPDFDWRSDEEVRHQVVPSSFYALLKLCFRRKDRDGKVVPIVSAIHQRARMGDGLAASRLAARRLLASGEVPLVRELSVSTKIARRTAAALLFPISPRDIKLLKFTIQHQTEELTA; the protein is encoded by the coding sequence ATGCCCGTCCTCACCCTTACCGGTTGTGCTCCAGTCCCCCTCGCGCACTATCTGAAAGCGCTTGGTGTCTTTCGTCTCGTCTCCGACTCGGCTGATGGTGATGCTTTTGCCACTGCTTCATGGAAGAATGACAGCTTGCAAATCACGTCACGATTTGATCGAGAGGATCTTTTGCGGTTTTTTCTCAACAACTATCAGCCTACACCGATTGTAGCTCCTTGGAACGGCGGAAGTGGGTTTTACGAGGGCGATGAGCAATCGGCTGTTGAGTCTATCCAGAACAGCACTTCTCCACGTTTCGGCGAACTGAAACGAGACATTGCAACTATCCTACAGTGGTCGCAACTGGGCCCGACCAAGCAGGCATTCTCGATCATGGTCGCCAGATTAAAGGAAGTGGAAGCTAAGTTGGACGGCAAAGCGGCGAAGGATATCGGCGATCTCGTGTCGGATTTTTATCACTCTCTCGCCGATTTTATTTCCGAAGTTGGCATTACTGAAGACCTCGTCTTGGCCTGGCACATCGAGCAAGCTGAGGGATTCGACGTTGGCTCAAATCAAACTACCAAGAAGGCAAAAAGCAACTTGATTAAAGCGGCGAAGAAAGTTCGCACCAAATTCAAGCAACTGCATCGCGCCTCCGGCAAGGAGGAAATCATATTGCTCGCTCGATCCTCTCTTTCCGATGTCGCCCTTAGCGGAATTGACGCAATGGTTCCTCTACTAAACGAAGGCCAAGTTGCTTACCCACCGCTTTTTGGTAGTGGTGGGACTGACGGACGCCTGGAGTTCACCAATAAGTATCTGCAATGTCTTTGTGAAGTCATTGATCCAAAGACAGGGCTTCCCACGGTAGATGCTGCTACTTGGCTGGAGACATCACTGTTTCAAGAAACGACTTCGGGGCCACTGAGTGAAGCACCCATAGGGCAGTTCTTCCCGGGTGCAGCGGGAGGGGCAAACTCCAAATCAGGTTTTGGAGGTGGGTCTACAGTCAACCCATGGGATTTTATTTTCATGATGGATGGAGGGATGATGTTTGCCGGATCCGCTGCAAAAAGATTTGAAAGCGATGGTGACGCCTTTCTCGTTTGTCCATTCTGTGTCGGGCACAATGGGATAGGCTTTGGTAGTTCTTCACGAAGTGATGAAGCGAAAGCTGGATGCGAAATTTGGGCTCCTTTGTGGGAGAGACCTGCCACCTTCGGTGAATTGAAAGCAGTGTTTAGCGAAGGGCGTGCGCAGCTACGAGGCGGTCGGGTTCAGAATGGTGTGGACTTCGCACAAGCCGCAGTGACACTTGGTGTTGATCGCGGTATCTCCGAGTTCCAGCGGTATGCAATTCTTGAGCGCAACGGGCAGTCCAATTTCGCCACCCCGCTCGGGAGGTTTGCGGCGCGCCGCAACGCTCGTGTTGACTTGCTTGCGGACGTGCAAAAGTGGATGAGCCGATTGCGCATTAAGACTGATTCGCAGTCCAAGCCAAAGGCTCCTAACGGAGTGAGGTCTGCTTTCAACGTAGTGGAGCGGCGGATCATGGAGCTTTGCCAGAAAGACTCGCCCGATCACTTACAATCATTGCTTGCTGCGTTGGGATCAACCGAGAGGGCCGTGGCGCGTAGTTTCAACTGGGCCAGCGAAAAGGACAAGTTCCAACGCGAGAACATCAGTCCTCTGCGTGGACTGCGCCAAGATTGGTTGGAAAAAATCGGCGATTCGGCGGAGACTAGGCTGGCCGCCTCTCTAGCAGGTGCTCGTGTTTCCTTTGGCAAAGGAAGGGAGACACTTTGGTTCCGCCAGCACTTGGAGCCGTTGAAGCGCTCCGAAAAGAGAGGATGGTTCAATCCAATGTGGAGTGAGTTGAGCAGTGAAAACGACGTCACTTGGCACGAAGGCGATTTAGCCGATAGCCTCAATGCAATTCTCACACGTCGTATCCAGAGGGTTGAAAACGCAGGTGCGGAAGGCTGGCCCGACTGGTCTCCCCGCTACGCGAGTTTGGCAGACATCACCGCCTTCATCGAGCAGCGCACTGATGACCTTCTTCTAGCAGATCTCATATGGGGGCTTTGTCTGCTTGACTGGCAATCAATCGCTCAACGCGAAAGAATGGCGCGCCTCGCGGCGGAAACGGTGGAACAACCTGCCAACACTTCCTTGGAACTGGAAGAGGAACCTCCCAGGCAGGAGATTGATCAAGTTCCAGACTTCGATTGGCGCAGTGACGAGGAGGTGCGCCATCAGGTGGTTCCCTCGTCCTTCTACGCCTTGCTAAAGCTTTGCTTCCGCCGCAAGGATAGGGACGGCAAGGTAGTCCCTATTGTCTCAGCCATTCATCAGCGTGCTCGTATGGGCGATGGCCTTGCCGCCTCACGCCTTGCTGCGAGGAGACTGCTAGCCTCCGGCGAAGTCCCGCTTGTGCGGGAACTTTCTGTCAGTACGAAAATTGCCCGCCGTACCGCCGCCGCGCTCCTTTTCCCTATCAGTCCTCGTGACATCAAGCTTCTTAAATTCACCATCCAACACCAAACTGAAGAACTTACCGCATGA